TGTGCTCAGTGTGCTGGATCTGCAGGCACAGGTCGCCTATGCCGCCGGCCTCGCCCGGCAGGTACAGCACCAGCCGGCTACGGACCGCGATAAGCCACCTTCCCGGAACTACCTGGTTAGCCTGAATGTCGATAATGCCAGTCTTGCCCAGGTGCTCGACAAAATCGAAGAACAAACTTCACTCGTATTCGTGTATGCGAACGAAGACATAAAAGCTGCCCAGAAAATTTCGTTGAGTGTAAAAGATAATAGTCTGGAAGATGTTTTACAGATGATACTGCTGCCCAGGGAAATCAGCTATGAATTCATCGGGAACAAAATCATCCTGAAACACCGCCCCGCCGATGCTGCCGCCGATCAGCAACAGGAAATCATCATCAGCGGCCGCGTGGTCGACAATCAGGGCCAGCCTATCCCCGGCGTTAACATCCGCGTGAAAGGGCTTTCTGTTGGCACCACTTCCATCTCCAATGGCACCTACACCCTGAAAATACCCGGCAGCGCCGCCAACGGCGTGCTGATATTTTCCTCTATCGGCTATGCGCCTTCCGAGATCAATATCGGTGGCCGCACCAGCATTACCGCCATGTTGATGTCCGATTCCAAAGATCTGAATGAGATCGTCATAACCGCTTATGGCCAGCAGAAGAAAACGCAGGTAACGGCTGCCATCAGCACGGTGAACTCAAAAGATATCACTGACCGCCCGGCGGTGAACATGTTCCAGGCACTGCAGGGGCAGGCGCCTAACCTCATCATGCAACAGGCTACTGCCGAGCCGGGAACAGCCATGGTGATGAATATCCGCGGCGTAGGAAGTCTTACCGGCAACGCTCCACTCGTTATCATCGATGGCGTCGTAGCCGGCAACAACGGTTTGCAGAATCTGAACCCTTATGATGTGGAAAGCATCTCCGTACTGAAAGATGCCGCTTCTTCTGCTATCTATGGTTCACAGGCCGCCAACGGTGTTATCTATATCACTACTAAAAGAGGAAAAAAAGACGAACGCCCTACGGTACAATATAACGGCATGTATGGCTGGCAAACGCCTACCACCTTGCCCCGGCAGGTGGAAGCCTGGCAGTATATGACGCTGAAGAATGAAGCGCTGGTGAATTCAGGCAAAACGCCGCAGTTCGCGCCGGAAGATATCAAATACTGGCACGACAGAGGCTCCGAGCCCGCCATGCTGCGCGAAATGATCCGCAAAACCACGCCTCAGCAAAGCCATAACATCAGCCTCACCGGCGGCGGTAAAACCAGCAGCTACCTGTTCTCCCTCGGTTACCTCGATCAGGGCAACATGCTGCAGAATAAATACGTGCCGCAGGACTTTTTCTACAAACGCTACAATGCCCGCCTCAATGTTTCCATTGATGTAAGCAAATACGTGAAAGTAACCGGTAACGCCGCTTATACCCGCTCTACCTTCCGCACCCAGCAGGCCGATATCGGTTTGCTGATGCGCGATGCAATGAGGGTGCCGCGTATTTACCCGGTAAAAGATTCACTCGGTAACTGGGTAGTACCAAGTCTTACCAGCAACAGTGTTTTTGCCCAGCTTTCCGATGCCGGCTATAACCTGCGTACCATCGATAACCTCATGGGCGGACTGGATGTAGTGATCACACCGGTGAATCATTTTAAGATCAACCTGAATGCCTCCGGTAATTATAACATCAATAACAACCAGGGCCGCTGGAATAAATTTTCCTATGCACCCTACTATACAACTGCCACACCACCTCAGTATAACCAGCTGCAGCAGGACGAATACAAGGATCTTACCACTAACGTATATGCTACCGCGGAGTATGAGAATACTTTCGGTAAGCACTACGTGAAAGGTCAGGTAGGAGCGAGGAGCGATGCCACTAATGAATTCTATGGTTTCAGAGCTACCCGTTACGGTACCACTAATCTTGATAACGACTGGTCTATCGGTGGCGGATATATCCCCAAACCGGATGGCACCTACGACTACCGGGATATAGGTACCTACAACGATATCACTAACCCGAATCTTTATGCACTAAACTCCCTGTTCGGTCGCGTGAACTATGCCTTCAATGACAAGTACCTCGCTGAATTCACCTGGCGTTACGATGGTTCGTCGAAACTGGCGCCTGGTCATCGCTGGCAGTTCTTTCCCGCATTCTCGCTCGGATGGCGGCTGACGGACGAAACGTTCATGAAGGAAATAAAAGACCGGATCGGTAACTTTAAACTGCGCTACTCCTGGGGGCAGGTGGGCAACTCCAATATCGGCGGTTTCAACTACCTGTCGAGGGTAAAGATCAATGATGCCAACTACGCATTCAATAACTCCCTGGCGCCCGGTAGTACCTTCTCCACTTACAACGATCTGCTGAAGTGGGAAATATCCACGATGGCCAACTACGGTATTGATGCAGACTTCCTCAATGGCGCTCTGACTGCTTCTTTCGACTACTTCAATAAAAATACCACCGGTATTTATCTCTTCCAGACCATCCCCGGAACAGCAGGTACCGATGCTCCGCTGGAAAACGTAGGCAAGGTAAATAATAAAGGCTGGGAGCTGGTGCTGAACTACCGGTTCAGCACGGGTGCATTCCGCCACAGTGTAGGATTTAACCTGGCAGACAATCTGAACAAAGTGGTGAAATTCGGCCAGGAATCAATAAGAGGCTCCGATGTAGCTTTTATCATCAAAGAAGGCTATCCTTTGGCATCTTACTATGGTTACAAATCCAATGGCCTCTATCAGAACCTCGACGATATCAAGAATGCGCCTAAGGTGCCTTTTGCCTACAACCAGCAGGTGATGCCGGGAGATATCAGGTATATAGACCGCAACCACGATGGGGTGATCGATGAAAACGACCGTTATATTTTCGGAAATCCGTTTCCCCGCTACACCTTCGGCTTTAACTATAGCATCAGCTGGAAGAACTTCGATTTCTCTATGTTCTGGCAGGGCGTAGGTAAAAGAAGCCAGTTCCTCCGTGGCGATATCGTGGAAGCCTTCCACAACAACGAGGATCATGCTATGGTGCAGCACCTCGACCGTTGGACACCTACTAATCCGGGTGCCAGCTATCCGCGCCTGACCATTGGTTCGGCTGATGCCAACAACTTTGCTTATTCCGATTACTGGTTGTATGATACCAAATACCTGCGTCTGAAGAATCTGCAAATTGGTTACAACTTACCGGCCTCCCTGATGAAACGTGCGAGGATGCAGGGTGTAAGGGTATATTTCACCAGTCAGAACCTACTCACGATTACGCCTAAACGTTTCCGTGAGCTGGGCGTAGACCCTGAGTTTACACAGTTCGATGATAAGTTGTCGATGACAAATTACAATGCCATTGCAGGACGTAATTACCCGAACGCCGCCACTTTTGCAGTAGGACTGGATATTAAGTTCTGATGTCTAAATTATCAATTGTATGAAGAAGTTATTGCTATCGATATTAATTGCCTCAGCGGTGACCGGTTGCCGGAAGCTGGATCAGCCTATCACCCGGGAATATACGGAAACAGCCTACTGGCGTAATGCCCAGGATGCGCTGGACGCGTTGGCCGCCTGCTACGAGCATCTTTCAAAAGATGACTATTTCTTCGGCGACGAAGCGCTGAGCGACAATGCCTACAACAGCGGCGGCGGTATGCTCAACGTAAATGCCATCGCCAATGGTGGCTACGACGGCGCTAATGCACGCGTGGCTGATACCTGGAAATATTATTATACCACTATCAGAAGATGTAATAATGTAACCACCAACATCGACCGCGTGCCGGCCCTGGATCCCGCGTTGAAAAAACGGATACTGGCCGAAGCCCGTTTTATCCGCGCCTATGCTTATTTTGAGCTGACCTCCGCATTCGGAGATGTCCCATTTTACACCAACCTGATTTCTATTGACGAGTCACGCGTTATTACGCGCACGGATAAGAATACAGTTCAGCAGTTTGTACTGACGGAGCTGGCAGATATACAGAAAGATTTGCCCACCAACACGCAACAGGCGCAAAACGACCGTGGCCGTGTTACCCGCGGTGCTGCCATCGCCATGAGCGCCCGCGTACACCTTTATCGCGGCGAGTGGCAGGGGGTGGTGAGCGATTGCGAACAGCTGATCGGAAAATCAGATAACGGCAGCTACGCCCTGTTCGCGAACTACAACAGCCTGTTTACCGTGGCGAACGAGTACAACAGTGAGGTGATACTGGACCTGGAATATGGTGGTGGCAGAACGTACGACAAACAACGTTCTTTCATGCCGCAGACCATCGCAGCGCTGAGAAGCGTGCTCGTGCCTACACAGGACCTGGTGAACGATTACATCATGACTAACGGGAAGGGGATCAACGAAGCCGGTTCCGGGTTCGATGAAAACAACCCTTACGCCAACAGGGATCCCCGCTTTGAAGCCACCATCCTGCATCATGGATCTAAAGTGACAGATTTTACCGGTAACGTACAAACGATTCTGACACAGCCTGGCTCAGTACCTTCCACCAACAGCGTAGACGACCAGGGGGCATCACCAACCGGTTATTATTTCTACAAATACTACGACCGTAGCGCTACCAACTATTCTTCTTCACTGAGCCTGATCCTCATCCGCTATGCCGATGTATTGCTGATGTATGCAGAAGCAAAGAATGAATTAGGGCAGATGACTGCCGGTGTGTGGAACCAGACCATTCAACCACTCCGTGTGCGTGCAGGATTTAATGATGCCGGTGCTACCCAGTTTAATGCAGCCCTGAACCAGGATCAGCTGCGTACCGTCATCCGCCGCGAAAGAAGGGCAGAACTGGCTTTTGAAGGATTACGCGTACTGGATATACGCCGCTGGAAAATTGCCGATGCGGTCATGAACAAACCGGTAAGAGGTATTAAAGTATCCTCAGGTGCTTTTAACAAAGATCCTAACGGATATATCATCGTGGAAAGCAGGTTGTTCACCAACCCTAAGCACTACCTGTGGCCGGTGCCCACCATTGAACGGGATCAGAATAAAAATCTTTCACAAAACCAAGACTGGTAATCATTCCACCTAAAACTGAACTAACATGCAAAAATATCTCTTTATTATACTGGGTGTTTTTCTCTTCGCGTGTAAGAAAGACAATTATACACTCAACGTCAATATGAAACCGGTGCCTAAATTAATGGCGCCGCTCGATAATAAATACATCAAGCTGCAACCCACTACCAGCGCTACTGTTAGCTTCGAATGGGATCAGGCCAGGGCAGAAGATGGCTCGCTGGTATTGTACGAAGTAGTGTTCGATAAAGAGAATGGCGACTTCTCTTCGCCTGTTGCCAAGTTTACTTCCGACGGCGGCGGCGTGCAGAATAAACTCACCTTATCCCACAAAGACCTGAACAGCGTGGCGGGTAAAGCGGGCATCGCTTCGCTGGCTACCGGAAAGCTGAAATGGACGGTGCTGTCTTCCAAAGGGTATAACATCCAGAAAGCAGCAGAAACGAGGCTGATAGAAGTAGAGCGGCCTAATGGTTTTGCAGAGATACCTACCGACGTATTCCTGACCGGCGACGCTGTTGAAACAGGTACTGACCTGTCGAAAGCGCTGAAGCTGAAGTCTGTAGCCCCGGGGGTATATGAAATTTATACCTCTCTCAAAAACGGCAAATATCATTTCACCAACCGCAATACCGGTACGCCTTCCACTTATTCTATCAGCGGATCGGCGCTGAAAGAAGGGGGTGAATCTACACAGGCTGCCGGCACCAAAGCCTACCGCCTGCGCCTCGACTTCAACAACGCTGCCGTAACCGTTACAGAAATCACCAGCATCGGCCTCTGGTTTGCGCCGCTGAATAAATTCCTGTTCGAGATCCCTTACGCCGGCAGCAGCACCTGGAGCATCAAGAGCCAGCTGATCACCTTCAAACAGGAATCATGGGGCCGCGACGAGCGCTACAAATTCCGTATAGCCGTTAAGGATAGTGATGGCAACCCCGGCGAAGAGTGGATAGGAAGCTCCAACCAGGACAACAGCCGGCCTACGGCTGCCACTCCGGCCAGCTTCTGGGAACTGAAGCCTATTGCCAACAACGATCAGTGGAATTACTGTTATAAGTTCATGACAGAAGAAGACGGGAAGAACTGCGACGTGAATCTGTACTTCTATACAGATAAGAATTACACCCATGAAGTAATCGCTAAATAAGAATGACTATGAAGCTGATTAAATATGCCTTATTAATGTTCCCCCTGGCCTTCACTGCCTGTTTGAAAGAACCAGTAGATGACGGCCCGGGCCCGGGCGCCGGTAAAGCAAGATATGTGTTCGACTGGCCTAAGATCGCGGATTCGTCACAACAGGCGCTTACCTCATCTTTCTGGAACCAGGAAAAATATTTCAATGCCAACAGTGCAGGCGGTACCACCTTTAATTACTGGCCTAATGCACATGCATTAGACGTACTAACGGATGCCTATATACGTAAAAACGATCCGGCTGTTAAAGCTCGCATGGACGATCTGCTGGCAGGGATGAAAGCGAAGAATGGCGGTAGCTATATCAACTTCTTCTACGACGACATGGAATGGATGACCCTGGCCTGTTTACGCGCATTTGAAGCAACAGGGGATACAAAATACAAGGAAACCGCCGTGTTATTATGGAACGATATCAAAGGCGGATGGGACAATGTATGGGGCGGAGGTATTCACTGGAATAAAGACAAAGCCAAAAATTACAAGAATACGCCGGCCAATGCACCTGCCTGTATTATTGCGTGTCGCATGTACGGCGTAACCCAGAACCCCGATGATATCGCCTGGGCAGGAAAGCTCTACGACTGGGAAAAAAGTACCCTCGTAGATCCATCGAGCGGGCTGGTATGGGATGGCATCAACCAGGATGGCAGCGGTCAGGTAACAAAAAACTGGAACTTCACCTATAACCAGGGTGTATTCATCGGCGCCGGCATCGAAATGTACAAGCTGACAGGCCAGAACATCTACCTGAACGATGCGCTGAAAACAGCCAACAACACGCTGGCCGGCGGATTTACCAATGCCAACATCCTGAAAGATGAAGGCGGCGGAGATGGCGGCCTGTTTAAAGGCGTGCTGGTGCGCTACCTGATGCTGCTCATTACAGATGGCAGTATCAGCAGCACAGATGCCGCTAAGTTTGCCGCTTTCCTGCAGCTGAATGCAGAAACGCTGTGGGTGAAAGGTACTGCCCGTCCGCAGCTGCTGTTCAATACCAACTGGACAACCACCGGTACCTCCGCAGATCTGACCACTCAGCTCAGCGGAACAATGCTGGTAGAAGCAGCAGCCAAACTGAAAGATATGGGGCTGATTAAGTAATCTAAATCATAACAATGGGGAGAAGAACAACGACCGTTATCCTGTGCGGTGTACTGATGGCAGGCAGCGTCTCCGCTCAAAGCAACCAGCAGAAAGCGGAGGCCTTGCAACAGGCGGTGAATAAATACCTGTACGAAAACAAAAGCGGTTTGTACATACAAACCAGCGACCGGGCTAAGAATCATAATCCGCATGCGGACCTCTGGGGCCTCTGCGGGCTGATACAGGCCACCAACGAAATGGAGCGGATGCATCCGGGAAAGCAGTACATGCAGCCTGTTGTAGCAGCCATTAATCAGTACTATGATCCCATTCCGCCTACGCCGGGTTATGCTTCCTATGTGGTGAAAGAACGCCGGGAAGACCGCTACTACGACGATAACCAGTGGATCGGTATCGCCTACCTCGATGCCTATGAACGCACCGGGAAGAAATGGTTCCTGCAAAAGGGCGATGAGATTTACCGCTTCATGATGACGGGATTCGATACCATCAGCGGAGGCGGGCTGTATTGGAAAGAAGGCGACAAAACCACTAAAAATACCTGCTCCAATGGTCCGGGTATATTACTGGCCCTGCAGCTGTACAATGCCACCCACAATAAAGCTTACCTCGATACCGCGCTGCTGCTCTATAACTGGGTGAACAAACACCTGCGCAGCAACAGCGGGGTATACTGGGACGCTATCAAGCCCCAGGAAAACAACCGTATCGATTCTGCCGCATATACCTATAACACCGGTACCATGCTGGAGGCAAATGTGAAATTGTACCATATCACCAAAAATGCTCACTATCTCACGGAAGCACAGCATATCGCCGAGGGAGGGTACCAGCGCTTCTTCAGGAACGGCCGCTTTCATTCTTCCTATTGGTTCAATGCCGTACTGTTGCGGGGCTACGAGGCCCTGTATAAAACAGATAAACATCGCAAATATATTGACGCCATGCAGGAATATGCCGACAACGTCTGGAAACATGACCGCGACAGCGCTAATAACCTGCTGGGAAGCCGCCCGGAGAAAGAACTACTCGGACAGGCGGGGATGATGGAGATATATGCGAGGTTGGCGGTGAGCCTTTAGTCGTTAGTAAAATGCAGCGAAGATTACATGATGGTTAAATTTCATGTAATCTTCGCTGCATTTTACTAATAGCTATTCCTAATTTGTAATTATATTAGGAAATTAATTAATTTTATAGCGAAATCTATCCTATGAAGCTGCTCCTTTTCCCGTTCCTGGTATTACTACCATTGTTTGTCTGTGGGCAGACGGGAGTTCAGACGGCGGCAAAGAAAGGCAATCGTGAAACAGAGTTTAAAATGAAAGAAGGAAGCTATCTCAGCTTTGCACAGGTGAACCTGAGCCTGGGTGAAATAGGATTCCGGGTGGAAGTAGCGTCTGAGCAAAAGAAGGGTAACTCAAAGCTGGAATTCCGGATAGATAAGCCCAAAGGGAAGATCATCGGTGTGCTGGACATACCTTATACCGGCGACAGTACCCATGCGCTGAAACTCACCGGGAACCTGAAACATGCGGAGGGAGTACACGACCTGTACCTGGTTGCCAGGGGTGCGGTGCCCTTCAGTATTACTTCATTTGGATTTATTTTTAATTATTAAGATACCCCGCTATATATAGGTCCGGGAAAAATCCCGGGCAACTAACCCGGAAAAGATGAGGATGTTTTCATGAACATCCCGTATTTTGCCGTTGTCTAATAAGAAATTATGCCAGCAAGAACTTTTGCCATCGGCGATATACATGGCGCCCTCCGGGCGCTGGAACAGGTAATCACGGCCATAGCACCACAAAAAGAGGATACCCTGGTTTTTCTCGGGGATTATGTAGACGGATGGCCGGAGTCGGCACAGGTGATCGATTACCTGACTGCTCTTCAGCATCGCACCAACTGTATCTTCATTAAAGGGAATCATGATATGCGTTGCGAAGAATGGCTGAAGGGAAATGATCCGGGCCATTTTTGGGCGAGAGGCGGGGGACGGGCTACCGTGGCCAGTTACGCAGGCTATACCCAGGAACAAACGCAACAGCATCTGGAGTTTTTTGCCGCCATGAAATATTTTTATACGGATGATATGAACAGGCTGTATATCCACGGTGGCTTTACGTCGAATGCCGGGCCTGCCGCAGAACTGCCAGCAGAAAACGTTACAACAGACCGCAGTTTGTGGGAACTGGCAGTAACAATGGACCAACGGGTGAAATCACATCCGGAATTGTTCCCGAAAAGACTCGCGCTTTTTCATGAAATTTACATCGGTCATACGCCCGTGCTGATCAACTATGCCGATATGCCGGTACAGGCCTGCAATGTCTGGAATGTTGATACCGGCGCGGGTTTCTACGGAAA
The genomic region above belongs to Chitinophaga sp. 180180018-3 and contains:
- a CDS encoding TonB-dependent receptor gives rise to the protein MRKELLKPSFRPPFLSLIACLSVLSVLDLQAQVAYAAGLARQVQHQPATDRDKPPSRNYLVSLNVDNASLAQVLDKIEEQTSLVFVYANEDIKAAQKISLSVKDNSLEDVLQMILLPREISYEFIGNKIILKHRPADAAADQQQEIIISGRVVDNQGQPIPGVNIRVKGLSVGTTSISNGTYTLKIPGSAANGVLIFSSIGYAPSEINIGGRTSITAMLMSDSKDLNEIVITAYGQQKKTQVTAAISTVNSKDITDRPAVNMFQALQGQAPNLIMQQATAEPGTAMVMNIRGVGSLTGNAPLVIIDGVVAGNNGLQNLNPYDVESISVLKDAASSAIYGSQAANGVIYITTKRGKKDERPTVQYNGMYGWQTPTTLPRQVEAWQYMTLKNEALVNSGKTPQFAPEDIKYWHDRGSEPAMLREMIRKTTPQQSHNISLTGGGKTSSYLFSLGYLDQGNMLQNKYVPQDFFYKRYNARLNVSIDVSKYVKVTGNAAYTRSTFRTQQADIGLLMRDAMRVPRIYPVKDSLGNWVVPSLTSNSVFAQLSDAGYNLRTIDNLMGGLDVVITPVNHFKINLNASGNYNINNNQGRWNKFSYAPYYTTATPPQYNQLQQDEYKDLTTNVYATAEYENTFGKHYVKGQVGARSDATNEFYGFRATRYGTTNLDNDWSIGGGYIPKPDGTYDYRDIGTYNDITNPNLYALNSLFGRVNYAFNDKYLAEFTWRYDGSSKLAPGHRWQFFPAFSLGWRLTDETFMKEIKDRIGNFKLRYSWGQVGNSNIGGFNYLSRVKINDANYAFNNSLAPGSTFSTYNDLLKWEISTMANYGIDADFLNGALTASFDYFNKNTTGIYLFQTIPGTAGTDAPLENVGKVNNKGWELVLNYRFSTGAFRHSVGFNLADNLNKVVKFGQESIRGSDVAFIIKEGYPLASYYGYKSNGLYQNLDDIKNAPKVPFAYNQQVMPGDIRYIDRNHDGVIDENDRYIFGNPFPRYTFGFNYSISWKNFDFSMFWQGVGKRSQFLRGDIVEAFHNNEDHAMVQHLDRWTPTNPGASYPRLTIGSADANNFAYSDYWLYDTKYLRLKNLQIGYNLPASLMKRARMQGVRVYFTSQNLLTITPKRFRELGVDPEFTQFDDKLSMTNYNAIAGRNYPNAATFAVGLDIKF
- a CDS encoding RagB/SusD family nutrient uptake outer membrane protein → MKKLLLSILIASAVTGCRKLDQPITREYTETAYWRNAQDALDALAACYEHLSKDDYFFGDEALSDNAYNSGGGMLNVNAIANGGYDGANARVADTWKYYYTTIRRCNNVTTNIDRVPALDPALKKRILAEARFIRAYAYFELTSAFGDVPFYTNLISIDESRVITRTDKNTVQQFVLTELADIQKDLPTNTQQAQNDRGRVTRGAAIAMSARVHLYRGEWQGVVSDCEQLIGKSDNGSYALFANYNSLFTVANEYNSEVILDLEYGGGRTYDKQRSFMPQTIAALRSVLVPTQDLVNDYIMTNGKGINEAGSGFDENNPYANRDPRFEATILHHGSKVTDFTGNVQTILTQPGSVPSTNSVDDQGASPTGYYFYKYYDRSATNYSSSLSLILIRYADVLLMYAEAKNELGQMTAGVWNQTIQPLRVRAGFNDAGATQFNAALNQDQLRTVIRRERRAELAFEGLRVLDIRRWKIADAVMNKPVRGIKVSSGAFNKDPNGYIIVESRLFTNPKHYLWPVPTIERDQNKNLSQNQDW
- a CDS encoding SusE domain-containing protein; the encoded protein is MQKYLFIILGVFLFACKKDNYTLNVNMKPVPKLMAPLDNKYIKLQPTTSATVSFEWDQARAEDGSLVLYEVVFDKENGDFSSPVAKFTSDGGGVQNKLTLSHKDLNSVAGKAGIASLATGKLKWTVLSSKGYNIQKAAETRLIEVERPNGFAEIPTDVFLTGDAVETGTDLSKALKLKSVAPGVYEIYTSLKNGKYHFTNRNTGTPSTYSISGSALKEGGESTQAAGTKAYRLRLDFNNAAVTVTEITSIGLWFAPLNKFLFEIPYAGSSTWSIKSQLITFKQESWGRDERYKFRIAVKDSDGNPGEEWIGSSNQDNSRPTAATPASFWELKPIANNDQWNYCYKFMTEEDGKNCDVNLYFYTDKNYTHEVIAK
- a CDS encoding glycoside hydrolase family 76 protein; translated protein: MKLIKYALLMFPLAFTACLKEPVDDGPGPGAGKARYVFDWPKIADSSQQALTSSFWNQEKYFNANSAGGTTFNYWPNAHALDVLTDAYIRKNDPAVKARMDDLLAGMKAKNGGSYINFFYDDMEWMTLACLRAFEATGDTKYKETAVLLWNDIKGGWDNVWGGGIHWNKDKAKNYKNTPANAPACIIACRMYGVTQNPDDIAWAGKLYDWEKSTLVDPSSGLVWDGINQDGSGQVTKNWNFTYNQGVFIGAGIEMYKLTGQNIYLNDALKTANNTLAGGFTNANILKDEGGGDGGLFKGVLVRYLMLLITDGSISSTDAAKFAAFLQLNAETLWVKGTARPQLLFNTNWTTTGTSADLTTQLSGTMLVEAAAKLKDMGLIK
- a CDS encoding glycoside hydrolase family 76 protein, with translation MGRRTTTVILCGVLMAGSVSAQSNQQKAEALQQAVNKYLYENKSGLYIQTSDRAKNHNPHADLWGLCGLIQATNEMERMHPGKQYMQPVVAAINQYYDPIPPTPGYASYVVKERREDRYYDDNQWIGIAYLDAYERTGKKWFLQKGDEIYRFMMTGFDTISGGGLYWKEGDKTTKNTCSNGPGILLALQLYNATHNKAYLDTALLLYNWVNKHLRSNSGVYWDAIKPQENNRIDSAAYTYNTGTMLEANVKLYHITKNAHYLTEAQHIAEGGYQRFFRNGRFHSSYWFNAVLLRGYEALYKTDKHRKYIDAMQEYADNVWKHDRDSANNLLGSRPEKELLGQAGMMEIYARLAVSL
- a CDS encoding carbohydrate-binding protein; protein product: MKLLLFPFLVLLPLFVCGQTGVQTAAKKGNRETEFKMKEGSYLSFAQVNLSLGEIGFRVEVASEQKKGNSKLEFRIDKPKGKIIGVLDIPYTGDSTHALKLTGNLKHAEGVHDLYLVARGAVPFSITSFGFIFNY
- a CDS encoding metallophosphoesterase; translation: MPARTFAIGDIHGALRALEQVITAIAPQKEDTLVFLGDYVDGWPESAQVIDYLTALQHRTNCIFIKGNHDMRCEEWLKGNDPGHFWARGGGRATVASYAGYTQEQTQQHLEFFAAMKYFYTDDMNRLYIHGGFTSNAGPAAELPAENVTTDRSLWELAVTMDQRVKSHPELFPKRLALFHEIYIGHTPVLINYADMPVQACNVWNVDTGAGFYGKLSALNTATKEIIQSDNVPTLYPGIKGRS